In the Glycine max cultivar Williams 82 chromosome 6, Glycine_max_v4.0, whole genome shotgun sequence genome, CGGAAACGAGGGTTTCGTTTAAGAACACGTCTTCGTCCATGAACTCTTCTTCCTGAGTCATTACGGCTTGCTTCGCCGGTGGAGGTTGCGACGGCGGCGCCGCGCGCTTCCGGGAGGCGTTGTTGCTCATTGGAATTGGGAGGGAGAGAAAGGCGGAGTGAGAGTGGAAAGTGTGTGGAGTGGCAGCGTAATGAGTTCCCGCCACTTTTTGTTGGGAGTTGTTACGCGGTGAGATTTTCCCGCTTGCGAGGCACGTGACTCTCACGTGATTAGGATTTTTGGAATGGAAATCCCCCAATCCAAATAATCAAtacatcattattttttagcatATTATTGGTATGAAATTGTAGGTAATTTCAAGTTTTCCTCCAATGTCAAATGTGAGTGCATAATTAAttccatattttaattttaaattatttattaaacacATAAATCATTATcacttataataataaatgttgttaataaaaaaaattcttattctcaaaaaaaaatttaaataaaaagatataaaattcttttaaattaaatctctaattttaaaaagatttaaatttattatcttttttaacgCTATAAAACATagtttaaaaattcaattcgaTCCGACCGATCATACTAACCAACCAAGACCTAATGATATGATTAGGTTGATTTAGTTATTGGACTAATCATGCATTTGACTCAGGATAATCCGATCAAACCCGATTGATCTGGGTAAACCCAACGATCCAGgctgatttttaaaattagtttcgtataaaaaaatactccaaaacaaattcaaaacttatataattgtattatttaattattatttatagatttatgttatcaactttaatacttcaattgttattttgaattttagtgtatgaataaatttttcttaatcaaataatattaattatatacgaTAACCAGTTTAATAACTAAGTCTCTAAAATTAAGTCTTTACTTGATAACAAATTTCTGAAAAAAGATacccaaaaaaagaaagaaattatacCATTTAGAGAGCTAGGACTACGATTGAGAAGCAGGCTGCAGAAGTGATGAAGACGTTAAAATGGGGTGTCTTTGTTTtggaggaaagaagaaaaagaagccaAAACGTGATCATAGATCCGAAGGAGGTAAAGGTTACAAATCTAAGCAGAAGAAAAAGGAGAGTTGACTGCGAGATTGCTTGGAAGGTTTCTTCTCATCATGCGCTGAGTGTAGGATGTTGTGGTGAAAGGTCTGGAGGTGAAGATTCCTAGGAAGGGTTCCTCATCTTCTACAAGATTCATTCTTTTGGATTCTTTGTCCCACACTGATATATGAGTCATCCAGTGTTAGCATATGCACTTAGAGAGTGTTTagaaaactgaaaataatattgacaaaacaaaattatacttttttagtGACCCACAACTTTTACCGTGTACCGAAATTCAAATAGCAATTGGTTTCGTATTAGGATTATAACATGCAATGTTATGTAACTAATTAATCCTTGTAATCTTTATTAATTATGATTGTTTCTTTTCCTCATCCTTTTGTCTGCCGAAATTAAGCTTTAATCATACAATACCTATTGTAGCTAGGttgaactttacgaattactaaactttgtgtttgtttatttatttttcttattcttcatTTGTCCAACGACTTCTTTTCTCCTTGTTTACCTCAAGctgttattttcaattttgctGGGAGAGGGAAATCATCTTGCACGTGTTACATTCAATTTATaagttacattattttttttactgctataagttacattattaatttatatatataaaatttgtggCCTTGCAACTATAGctaatcaatatttatttcCTGTATTTCGTTTAAGCCGTTTTTTCTTCTCTGCTGATTCAAGATCAagtgcacaaaaaaaaaacacattacaCATGCATGCCTCTATTTATGAATAGTAATGAACTCATCAAGAAACAGTCATGAAGGTAACCGCAAATCCATTTATTTCGCACATATGTAATCGGGTTTGTAAAACGTTGTCTGCCTGCATTCACGTacacacacagatatatatatatatatatatacacacacgcaTGCCCATGGTAAATCTCATTAATGATTAAACATTAAACAAATTCAGCAAGATGTTGAATCGTACAACTAAAGGAAATACGCATCTGCTTAACCTGTTGGCAAATCTTAAAAGGGAAtgaaaaaactagaaaaatccGAGGCCAATGAAACTTGAAAAGTCGAATTTAATTCATctgtaaagatatttttttaagaaaaaaactaataaaactaGAAACTAGAGAGAAGTTTCAATTCAATGATAACATAACACATCTATCTTCAAATTCATTGTTGTTGTACCTAATGAGGGTATCCATGAAGATTGGTGAGGACTTGGGATATTGCTTCTAGTAGATGATGTATAACTGTATATGTACCACACAGTGCAATACCAATCATATCATATGAAAAGAAGTGGTGATTGCAAGAGCAAATTATGAATTGAATTGAAAGAACAAACCCACCAAAAGTAGAGTCAAATTCCAActtgtttgaatgtttttttattgggGTCAAACCCTAGATCGTATGACCGAATTGTAAAGACAATTACCAATTTGATCAAGGGCTAGCTAGGCCATTGACTTTGCCAATGGCAATTGACTCTCATGTGAAGCAGCAGATAACGTCCTATTCATaccattattattgttattattatttgcttCCCCGGGTGCACTTGCACCATCACTGTTACCGCCTCTTGATCCCTCTCTTGCAACACCAAAACCAAATCTACATCCACAACACCGCGAGAGAATCCGGTACAAGAAAGTGAGAAGCCAAAAAACCCAGGGTAGACTAACCAGTGTGAACCCTAGAAGGGGAATCCAAGGTGGAACTTCTGACGCGGGAAGAATCATGTATTCCACGAGGCACCCTCCTCCAGCGAGGACGCAGGTGAACAAGAAACACGCAGTGATCCATATGAAGATGCGCCCGGAACTCGGATCAGGCGCCACAGGCATTTAATTTCTGTCTTCTCAGCACAAAAACTGTGTGTGGAATGTGATCAAATGTTATGTGCTGAGACCCAGATCAATGTTTCTTCTTTATCATCGTCCATTGTTAACCTATAatgggtttaattttttttatgggagAAAATTGAGATTATGAAGGGTTAATTAGATGGGTTAACTTTccaaatttcttctttttgatgAATATGAGCTGTGAAAAGGCATCAAAATTGGAGTTTTGATCCAAATGGTAGAATATTTGTTCAGAAGTTCTCCTAAAACGTGGTTAAtgggaaaaacaaattaacacGCACACAACGAGGGAAAGAGAGAAGGAAGCGGGTTCCGTTTATGGTGGATTATGCGCGTTAGGGATTtgagtttgtttcaatttgatgCATGTGTGAGGGATTCTGTTATGAATTGATTAACCTATGGtggtattttaatattaataatggcAAACTATGAAATGTACGTATGACAGGTCTTGATGGATCATCAAGAATTATTACAAATTAATACTGTAGTAAAAATAGAATTattgcaaattataaaaaaagaaaagtgactgtcttcttatgtttcaatttttttagaggaaTTAATGATTCAACTTTTATAATGAATACCCTAACAAAACTTTTATAATGAACGGACATTGATTTTCTTAAGGTTTTAAGTTTAGAACTTGTGCATAAAAAAAACTCCTAATAAGAGATTttgttttatcatattataaaaaaaatgttaccaaCACTTTTTTTAACGTTCTCTCCTGGTTATAGAATCATTAACTATAGGTGAGACTTACCAAACAAAATGGTTACATAACgagtgttgaaaaaaaaaatactagagtATCGAATAGCATTTCGATCTCTTTATATTCTCCGTTCAAAAGACATCACCTATAAAAACTACATATgctaatagataaaaaaaaaaaacttttatgatAGTACATTATAATTGATTGCAATTACTTTAATGAGCCcaactttaattattattttttactggacaaactttaaatatacaatacataaaaaagttaatagaatttaattttcatctaatgcattcattaattttaaactttttaatttttagttactttttttcttaatcacttgatatatatattgaattatcaaatgataatatataaaaaattatgctgTTATAAAGTTGTTAGGGGAAAATTTAGGAGGACTCAAAGAAGATGTCCAAAGTTGATTGAACAAATGTTGATGTATGCACCAAGTTATTTGCGAAGATGTAAATGTGGCTCTCGAAGAAGGCATTTCAAATGCTGATTGAATAAAGGCTAATGGCCTGCATTGGGGAAATAGCTAGAAGATAAGTGAGGGTGTTTGATTGGGGAGAAATTTTCACTTTAGAAACTTAGTTTGCAATAAATGTGGTGGAGGAGGTGAGATCTAACTTTTCCAAGTTTAATTTTTGATTTATcatagtaaaaatttattatagtaaaaatatcatgttatttttattaaattataaataattaaagttatgagtaaaaatattatataacttttGATTCGTATGCAACTTATCTAaagattttcaataaataaacatGATTAGTAGGAATCATGATTTATTCAAGGCCTATTGTTGCTACTCTGTAAAAGTTCATGGTAGTTGGTAGTTAAGTCATGATATTTGATTATCAATGCAATCAGGAAATGCATTTCAACTGGCTGCCAAGTTAGCTTCATCCATATTTTTCGTGAATAACAGAGCTTGTCATATGGAAGACGAAGTGGTTTTTTTATCAGAAGCCTCCAGATCTTTTGAAGCATTTTGATGCCCTGGGAGTCTAGACTCTCTAGACTTATTTCTGATCACTATTAATAATGTTGTATGTTAAGTAATACCCCTTATTCCTCTGTAGTTTCTTCTTTGGGCTATAGccacatttattaaaaaaaaaagaagtcatgTTATTCGAATCATACCAGACTTAATGCTGTTAATCTGCACGAAGCCTAAAAATGAAAAGGAGCTAACAGCAATTACATGTAGTTTTTGTAgggtatttttctatttttttttttgaaaaatgtaaattatattaaacccaaaatgatataataataaacgGGACATACCCGacaattaaagaaaatcaaaagtctcctTAATACAAAAAGATCTATATcaatatgttaaaataaatgttaacagTTGCGTttgtctataaataaaaaacttaatctttctattttttctattttgtaagTGACGAAAGTGCTTACTATCTTTTTAACCTAGACAACTGAATGGTGATTATTTGTTttgcaattgattttttttatattatttatcttgTTCTCTTTTCTCAAATTCCCAATAGCTGTCAAATGTGCCTCCGGTAAAAGAGATGGGAAAAATAGCCGTTAAAGTATAAAGTGTATTCGATAGAGTATTTGATCAGGAAGCCATTTAGAAGTCTGGTCATTGCTTCACTATCATTAGCGCCAGCCATTTCCTATGCTAAATATCCAATTTTCTCTAATTTCTTTTGTATCGGGATCATAATTACCTGTTTTAAActgcaatttatttttatcgttGAACTTGTAGTATCCTTAAGCTTACCCTATGTTTTTTTACCTTCGGTGAAGAATGGGAGAATATGTTTGAAGTCATCTTGCATCAAAATAAATTACGTAGGATGGAAATGAGCCAAGTCAAGTCAAGTTTTATTAGACTTGAGTTTGACCTCAGTTGGATGAGTTAAATACGTAAGAGGTTTGAGCTTGACTCATTACCTGTTTTTAGGCTTAACTCGGCTTATATAAAAGTCTGGCTTGGCCCACGAGCCTATTTAAAAGCTTTCTTAAAAAcgtctttgattaattaattattttaaaacctagtgaaatacaaactaaaaaaaaacttataaaattttgtataagtaatgtacaaatccaaaaataattgataaacaaaatcatattgaattcaagtcgttaaagcacaaagtatatcaaaagaaaataaaaagagcatagtattaaaaaatgtatggattagagatgatttccagaaaatgaattttattctacgtgaatagtgtgcatgaacagtaataaaaattgaaattctaaaatcctagaattattcttctctccgaaaaaaaaaaactctctaaactaaaaccttggtgctgttatatagatcctcagccccaaagcttacaaatctattttaagtcaaagcccataaatgaaataaaataaaatctggataaaataagataagatgaaataaaatctggacgaaataaaatctagatagaataaaatctgaataaaataaaatctagatagaataaaatctggataagataagatttgataaaataaagttattattattattattattattaattaagctTGTCAAGCTTAACAAGTTTTATTTATGGTTTGAGTTTgacctttttatctaaaaagattttttaaaaagtttaagctTGACCTTTATAATAAACAAGTCAAGCCGAGCCCAGCCTTACACAGACCGAACCGAAGGCCCTCGACAAGCTACTCAACTCATTTCCACCCCTATATATTAGTTAgtctaaattttcaaaataacatttCTGCGCCGTAAGAGCTTCTTTCATCTTAGACGGCAATTAGATGATGTGAATATATCCAAGTTCCTTAAAGAGCCACTTcgctgaagaaaaaaaattacatgcagTGAGGCCTAACTTTAGCATAGGATTAAACCTAAACATACCTTATATGTGCATCGCttcatacatatacatatatatatacatattctaCTTATATATTTGCATCTATATTAATAGCATGAAAATCCAGTGAAAGTTACCTTAAACTCAAACTTTACAGATCAGtttattcacaatttcacatcacAAGAAGAAAGCATAGAAAATAGTtttagttaagaaaagaaaaaggaaaaaaagatatatagtCTTAATGACGACGAGACCACACTTTATGTATGTGGACTTTGGATGTGACACCAGGCAACTAAGAAGCAAAAGGTCGTTCTCTCAAAGTGGAATATATGTACTCTTCATTGTTTGGTCAAATTTTACGCAATTAGCCCCGTTAGAATCTGATCCCAAAAGCCCAAACGCACCAACATGAGTTTTCTACCGCTAAAAGCTTTCCAGAATACAGATTGAGTGAGACATAGCTACAAAGTCAAGGAGGGGGGCTGAACTTTTTTTGCCGTTGGACCTCTCTTCCAAGACCCAATCAGTGCTATACTGCAGAATTTGAAAATCTAacctaagaaaaacaaaaaataattatgaaacaaACATTTGATTCCAATGTGGCATCAATATGAACAACTGGTTAGTCAAAACTTGAAGATCGACTCCATCTTCCATGCAAATAGTCCTCCAAAGAGACACTCTGCTCGGTGCTACTGATAGAAATCGTATCATCCTCCAAGTCCAGTAAAGCAAGGTTTAGGTGTGACTGAATGTTAGTTGGAACTGGTTCCTCATCACATCCATCGAGTTCCTGTGGCGCAATAACTTCTTGTTCTGCCCATCTTATCACCTCTTCATCACCGTGCAGAAGTTTCAATATCTGCATCGTTACAAAAACATGACTGATATTTAAAAAGGACATAAAAGGAAGGACATATGGAATGGAACACATTTGCACAGGCAAAAGGCTTACAAGGCTGATTTGAGGTCGCAACCTAGGAACCCGTCTAATGCAGAGAGTAGCGgccaaaatcattctcctgatCTGGCAATCGTCATATTCACTGCCTAGGCTTGGATCAAGCAACTGGGAAAACTTCCCACCTTCCAAAATTGGTATTGCCTGGATATTGTCATCAATCTCATTTAAGTCCAATTCATAGGATATAGTAGCATATGCAGGATATTCAGTTCTTATACTTGTACacatttcattcattcaaatacATTGTTGTAACAATCTTAGATGCTGAGTCTATAAGTGAGAAAAAAACTTACCCACATAACAAGGCTCCCCTGGCCCTTTGGGCATTCATTGTTAATGGGCTTCCTATTTGAGAGAAGCTCAAGGAGTACAACACCAAAAGCATATACGTCAATTTTATCAGTCACTCTACCGTGCATAAAGTACTCAGGTGCGAGGTATCTGCCAGACAAAACTTGTTCAGAACAAATCAAAAGCTAAGGTAAACAAGCCAAAGGAGGAACAAGAGGGATGTTACACACCCAAAAGTTCCGGCCACATCAGTACAAGTAATATGGGAAGAAGATGAACCCCAACTAGCCAGTCCAAAATCTGAAAGCTGAAGTAATAAACGCAACGATTTAAGGATAAGTAACTGAAATCAAGTGGAAAATGTTTCAAAGGGTAACAATGTCATCACCTAACTAAGCAAGGGAAGAAAATATACTACAATACCTGAGGCTCAAAATCATCTGAAAGAAGGATATTAGAAGATTTCACATCCCTATGGATCACAGCCTGAGCACAGCCATTATGCAGATAATCCAGTGCCTCAGCTACACCCACGGCCACCTTGTACCTTTCTTGCCAACCAAATGCACTACAGTCCACCTTGTTGCCTTTGCCAGAAAGTACAAGTAAGAAAGACAAATTAGAGAATGAAAAGGTTTATGCAATCGCTAGCAAACAAAGCCAAATAAACATCTACCATGAAGGTTTTCTTCCAGGCTTCCTCTTGATAAAAAATCATACACTAGTAGCAAATGGTTGCCCTCTAAACAAAAGCCAGATATAGATATTATGTTCTTGTGGCGCAAAGTTGTAATGATCTCAATTTCCTGAACAAACTCCTTTATCACGTTTTCAGACGGCTTCAAAATTTTCACCGCCAATTCCTCGCCATCTGGAAGACATCCTCTGTAAACATAACTACAGCCACCTCTGCCAATCAAATTATCTGAAAACACAATTGAAAAAAACCAATCAGAAGATACCCCAAGCAAGCAACCAGAACAAAAACGaggaaacaaaagttgaaaCGGTGAAAGCTAACCAGATGCAAAGTTGGAGGTTGCAGATAAAAGTTCCTGCAAACGATATAATCGGCACAAGGACGAGTACTTCTCTTGTAATACTAACAATTCTTCAGGAAGGCTACTCAAACCACTGCAAATGGAGGGAAGAGTAAAGAGAGTAGTTGTAGCAGATTCAAATGGCACAATGGCACCACTCACCCCATCAAGAGGGGAATCATCAATCTGCTTAAAACTAATTTGTTTATGATCTGGATGGACCACAGCAGAAGAATGACAATTCGGCTGCCGCAACGCCCGTTGAAAAACAAATGTATTCTTCATAGAAGAAGACTTATGGTTATGCTTCTTGTGATGAAACACATGGCGAAGCAGTGACCAACCAGGTTTAGGCTTCGAATTATCCACCACAACCGAAAAACAAGGAgcatcttcaagcttcttaaACGGAACCAAAGCAAGCGGATTCTCCTTCTCAACATCCTCACACAACCCTTGCTCAAACTCAGTTCCAGAACCCTCTTGCaatgcacaacttccacaactCTTCATATTCTTATTTGTGTAAACCACCAACGATTTTGACGACAAACTTGACCCTTCACACAATTTCTCTGCCACAACAGTAAAACTCTatcattctcattttttttttctgacctaactaaaaaactaaaacacaTTTTACCGACGAAGTATATTATAAAGGTCCTAAGTAAAATAGACGCAGAAAACGAAGGAATAAAGCAAAACCTCGATCACTGCAATTTCCATTAGCTTCTCTCCGGAACGCGATTTTGCCATTATCAACGGAGAAAACAGAGATACACTTCGGCAATTTCTTTGCGCAGTATTTCGCAACCCACGCGGAAGAACGAATAGTATGATAAGATTTCGAAGTTCCCAAAATCACGGTGGAAACGCCAAACGCCTTTGCCTCCTGCACCAACGCCTTCCTTACCGAACCTCCGCGACACACTTTAAGCCTCAGACCAACCTGAACGGAACCGAAAAACCGTTACGGAGTTTGGAAATGGAAAAACGCAGTAACGTAACGGCTCATTCATTTCGCGTAGCccgaaacgaaaaaaaaaaaaaacaagtaacgGCGAAAAACGAACCAACGAACCTGTTTTAGGTTGCAGAAGCCTTCATAAACGCCGAGAACGGAATCGAACGTCTTCACGAGAGATAACAGCGATGCCGTTCCCTctgtaataacaaaaaaaaaatagtaatgatTCAGATTATTAagagtaagaaaaaaaacaacgttagagagaaagaagaaagagagagagagagaggggaacCAGTGATGGAGTCGAGGACGTGAAGCGCAATGACGAGGTCGCCGGGCTCGGCGACCTTGACGAGAGCCCACGTCAGCAATTCGCGGCTGCGAGGATCTAATTTAACGCCGACGAGGACTTTCCGGCAACCGGCACCGTCGCCGATTAACATCATCGGAAGAGtcactttgtgtgtgtgtgagtgttGAATTtgttcttctctctctttctttttatttctctctctctctcttttcggtGTTGGTTGCTTTATCTTGGGAATGGCGAGAGAGGAACGAATCGTGCTCGAGGACCGTGGTGTCTAAGGGGAATGTTCTGGTGATTCGCAGGAGAGTGAGAGACTATGGATTCTGTTGTGGACCGTTGGTTGTGTCGACCGTGATTCGTTTAGTCACGTTAATTATCGCTTAGTGGACCCCGCTTCGCTGACGTGGCGAATGCTGAATCATCAGTGTGCTGCTGATTGGATGTGGGAAGTCGCATTCAGGTTCTGTAGACTGCACTTCAGAGTCTACTCTTTGAAAAAGACTGCTTTGCGTTTCAGAAGCCTCCTTCTTCACAGTGATTCATACTCAATTTTATGTTTCTTCACAAATgtaaatgtttttcattttttgtcatAAATTCCTAATAttacatttctttttttaatgatagTTTTGTTAGTAAAATCTGTCAcattttatctctttctttctctctctttcaaccTCTACCCCGCTTTATATTATCTTCCTAGACTACATCTTATTGTACTGTGAAAGAAATTCTGTTCATTTGACCTcagattaaacataaaaaactcAAATCAAGACACTTTACTATCAAATAAATTGGAAATTCTTATGAAAACTTgtgtttttaaacatttttgtaacatattttgataattaattacaaaaataaatttaacaatgttTAGTTTTGTTGGATGCTGTGATGTACTAATTATTTcatgcttattattattattgttaaataaaCACTTTTCACCAAATAAATAGTCATCTCattaaaaaagagaacaaattttttaacaaaaaaaaaagaaatggggTTAAAGAAGTATAAACAAAACTAATTGTCACCCTTTATAACATAAATATCTGATcatttaataaagaatgaatGATATAccatgtaataaattttttatattggtatagcaaattttaaataaaatttattaatttttataataattattttaaagatggTTTTTCAGTTAATAGTGTAAAAAGATTATACTAACATGCACATTGAATCCTTTTGTAGAAACATTCTGAATATTATCgtataaaagtaaatatttcgAAAGAAATTGAGTAAATGTTGTGTTTAATCAAagtttaaagtaaaatataataataacaattcgacttatgcaatatttttaataaacagTGTTGGAATCAAAATTTGGGATTGCATGACTAtcttaaactcttttttttttttttttttgcgactGTCTTAATCTCTGAACATATCAAAACATGGAAGCTTGATTTACAGTATAACTAATAAACTTACGGGATAAACTTTACTCATTGGTTGGCATGTTACATGTTTTAGTGTTATTATGAAAGTTGGCTAAGATGCTGTGTGGCAGAATATACAATTATGtgacaaaataataatgttagTGGTCAAATCATTCAAAGGAAACTTTAATGCGGGGTCCACATTATTTAGAATGATTCTGCTTTCTTGTTCATTCATGTACACCATTAAATGTTAATCAGCcattgaaaatggtgaaaaACTGTTTTTCATGTTATTTTCAAGCCCATTAATATTACTAAAACTCTAGGTTACTAATGTGGGTTATTCAATTAACAGATTGATAAATTAACTATCGTATCATAATTACTAATTATTAATTCATGTATGAAATACTAATATTCAGTTTTA is a window encoding:
- the LOC100818446 gene encoding uncharacterized protein; this translates as MPVAPDPSSGRIFIWITACFLFTCVLAGGGCLVEYMILPASEVPPWIPLLGFTLVSLPWVFWLLTFLYRILSRCCGCRFGFGVAREGSRGGNSDGASAPGEANNNNNNNGMNRTLSAASHESQLPLAKSMA
- the LOC100817908 gene encoding probable receptor-like serine/threonine-protein kinase At5g57670 is translated as MMLIGDGAGCRKVLVGVKLDPRSRELLTWALVKVAEPGDLVIALHVLDSITEGTASLLSLVKTFDSVLGVYEGFCNLKQVGLRLKVCRGGSVRKALVQEAKAFGVSTVILGTSKSYHTIRSSAWVAKYCAKKLPKCISVFSVDNGKIAFRREANGNCSDREKLCEGSSLSSKSLVVYTNKNMKSCGSCALQEGSGTEFEQGLCEDVEKENPLALVPFKKLEDAPCFSVVVDNSKPKPGWSLLRHVFHHKKHNHKSSSMKNTFVFQRALRQPNCHSSAVVHPDHKQISFKQIDDSPLDGVSGAIVPFESATTTLFTLPSICSGLSSLPEELLVLQEKYSSLCRLYRLQELLSATSNFASDNLIGRGGCSYVYRGCLPDGEELAVKILKPSENVIKEFVQEIEIITTLRHKNIISISGFCLEGNHLLLVYDFLSRGSLEENLHGNKVDCSAFGWQERYKVAVGVAEALDYLHNGCAQAVIHRDVKSSNILLSDDFEPQLSDFGLASWGSSSSHITCTDVAGTFGYLAPEYFMHGRVTDKIDVYAFGVVLLELLSNRKPINNECPKGQGSLVMWAIPILEGGKFSQLLDPSLGSEYDDCQIRRMILAATLCIRRVPRLRPQISLILKLLHGDEEVIRWAEQEVIAPQELDGCDEEPVPTNIQSHLNLALLDLEDDTISISSTEQSVSLEDYLHGRWSRSSSFD